A segment of the Leclercia adecarboxylata genome:
GAGACAGAGGCGCCAAAGCAGACGGCTGAGAAGAAAGACGAACGCCGCTGGATGGTGCAGTGCGGCTCCTTTAAAGGCGCAGAGCAGGCAGAAACCGTGCGTGCGCAGCTGGCTTTTGAAGGCTTTGATTCACGCATCACCACCAACAACGGCTGGAATCGCGTGGTGATTGGCCCGGTCAAAGGTAAAGACAATGCCGATGGCACCATCTCTCGTCTGAAGATGGCAGGTCACACAAACTGCATTCGACTCGCTTCCGGGGGTTGAAACCCCCAAAATCCCCCCCATCTATCATTCTATTCAGCCCTGAGCACAGGCTCAGGGCTTCTGTTTCCCGATTCTGTAACCAGGGGGTCTGCTCGTGACAACAATAGTAAGTGTACGCCGTAACGGCCAGGTGGTGATTGCCGGTGATGGCCAGGCCACGCTGGGTAATACCGTCATGAAAGGCAATGTGAAAAAAGTGCGTCGTCTGTATAACGACAAAGTGATCGCCGGTTTTGCAGGCGGTACTGCTGACGCCTTCACGCTGTTTGAACTGTTTGAACGCAAACTGGAAATGCATCAGGGCCATCTGGTGAAAGCCGCCGTTGAGCTGGCGAAGGACTGGCGTACCGACCGCATGCTGCGCAAACTCGAAGCGCTGTTGGCGGTAGCCGATGAAAATGCCTCGCTGATCATCACCGGTAACGGTGACGTGGTCCAGCCAGAAAACGATCTGATTGCTATCGGTTCCGGCGGCCCGTACGCCCAGGCCGCCGCTCGCGCGCTGTTGGAAAACTCCGACCTGGGCGCGCGCGATATCGCTGTGAAGGCGTTGGATATTGCAGGTGATATCTGCATCTACACCAACCACTTCCACACCATCGAAGAATTGCCGTCTAAGGCGTAAGGATTTCTCATGTCTGAAATGACTCCACGCGAAATTGTCAGCGAACTGAACAAACACATCATCGGCCAGGATAACGCCAAGCGTTCCGTGGCGATCGCCCTGCGTAACCGCTGGCGTCGTATGCAGCTGGATGAAGTGCTGCGCCATGAAGTAACGCCAAAAAACATTCTGATGATCGGCCCAACCGGTGTCGGTAAAACCGAGATCGCCCGTCGCCTGGCCAAACTCGCAAACGCGCCTTTTATCAAAGTTGAAGCGACGAAGTTCACCGAAGTGGGCTATGTCGGGAAAGAAGTGGACTCTATCATCCGCGATCTGACCGATTCCGCAATCAAAATGGTACGCGTACAGTCCATCGAGAAAAACCGCTATCGCGCCGAAGAGATGGCGGAAGAGCGCGTGCTGGACGTCCTGATCCCACCGGCGAAAAACAACTGGGGCCAGGCAGAGCAACCTGCAGAGCCGTCTGCTGCACGCCAGGCATTCCGCAAAAAACTGCGCGAAGGCCAGCTGGATGACAAAGAGATTGAGATCGATCTCGCCGCCGCGCCGATGGGCGTGGAAATCATGTCCCCTCCGGGCATGGAAGAGATGACCAGCCAGCTGCAGTCCATGTTCCAGAACCTGGGCGGGCAGAAGCAGAAGCCGCGTAAGCTGAAAATCAAAGATGCGATGAAGCTGCTGATTGAAGAAGAAGCCGCAAAACTGGTGAACCCGGAAGAGCTGAAGCAGGACGCCATCGACGCTGTAGAGCAGCACGGCATCGTGTTTATCGATGAGATCGATAAAATCTGTAAGCGCGGTGAGTCCAACGGTCCGGACGTCTCCCGTGAAGGCGTACAGCGCGACCTGCTGCCGCTGGTTGAAGGCTGCACCGTCTCCACCAAGCACGGCATGGTGAAAACCGACCACATTCTGTTTATCGCTTCTGGCGCATTCCAGGTGGCCAAGCCGTCTGACCTGATCCCGGAGCTGCAGGGTCGTCTGCCGATCCGCGTTGAATTGCAGGCGCTGACCACCGAAGACTTCGAGCGCATCCTGACCGAGCCGAACGCCTCTGTGACCGTACAGTACAAAGCGCTGATGGCGACCGAAGGCGTGAACATTGAGTTCACCGAAGACGGTATCAAGCGTATCGCCCAGGCGGCGTGGCAGGTTAACGAAACCACCGAAAACATCGGCGCACGTCGTCTGCACACCGTGCTGGAACGCCTGATGGAAGACATCTCCTATGATGCAAGCGACCTGAATGGTCAAAGCATTACCATTGATGCCGACTATGTGAGTAAGCACCTTGATGCTTTAGTAGCAGATGAAGATCTGAGCCGTTTTATCTTATAATCGCGGTCATTGCATTTTCATCACTGATGATGGGGCTGAAAAGCCCCATTTTTATTGGCTAAACATCCTATGACTAAAATCAGCCGTACGCGTGCCTGGCTGGAAAGCCTGCGTCCTAAAACCCTTCCTCTCGCTTTCGCCGCCATTGTGGTGGGCACAGCCCTGGCGTGGTGGCAGGGACATTTCGACCCTCTGGTGGCTGCGCTGGCGCTGATCACCGCCGGGCTCCTGCAAATCCTCTCTAACCTCGCCAACGACTATGGCGATGCCGTTAAGGGCAGCGATAAACCCGACCGTATCGGGCCTTTGCGCGGGATGCAGAAAGGGGTGATCACTCAGGAGCAGATGAAGCGGGCGCTGATTATCACCGTGGCGCTGATTTGTCTCTCCGGGATTGCGCTGGTGCTGGTGGCCTGTAAAACCCCTGCGGATGCGGTTGGCTTCCTCGTGCTCGGCCTGCTGGCGATTGTTGCGGCGATAACCTATACCGTCGGCACCCGCCCTTACGGATACATCGGGCTGGGCGACATTTCGGTGCTGGTGTTCTTCGGCTGGCTGAGCGTGATGGGCAGTTGGTATCTGCAGGCACATACCCTGATCCCGGCCCTGTTCCTGCCAGCCACCGCCTGCGGCATGCTGGCGACGGCGGTGCTCAACATTAACAACCTGCGCGATATCGACAGCGATCGACTGAACGGGAAAAACACCCTGGCGGTCCGTCTTGGGCCGGTAAATGCGCGCCGCTACCATGCCTGCCTGCTGATGGGCGCCCTGCTCTGTCTGGCGTTGTTTAACCTGCTTTCCCTGCACAGCCTGTGGGGCTGGCTGTTTGTGCTCGCCACGCCGCTGCTGGTCAAACAGGCGCGGTACGTGATCCGCGAACAGAGCGCCTCGGCCATGCCGCCAATGCTGGAACGCACGGTAAAAGGGGCACTGCTTACTAACCTGTTGTTCGTGGTGGGAATTGTGCTCAGCCAGACGCTGAACTAGCTGACAAATATCAATTAACAATTGATGATTTTGCCAACAATGCGTTTCGCGCGATATACTGAAATCACTCGCAGCAACTGAACCTTAAGCCTATGAAATACGATACCTCTGAGCTTTGTGACATCTACCAGGAAGATATCAACGTCGTAGAACCGCTGTTTTCCAACTTTGGAGGACGGTCATCGTTTGGCGGACAGATCATCACGGTGAAATGTTTTGAGGACAACGGGTTGCTGTACGATCTGCTCGAACAGAACGGCCGTGGTCGCATTCTGCTGATTGACGGCGGCGGCTCCGTGCGTCGCGCATTAATCGATGCAGAACTTGCCCGTCTCGCCACGCAAAACGAGTGGGAAGGCATGGTGGTGTATGGCGCAGTGCGCCAGGTGGACGACCTTGAAGAGCTGGACATCGGCATTCAGGCGATCGCCGCTATTCCGGTGGGTGCCGCAGGTGAAGGCATTGGCGAAAGCGACGTCCGCGTCAATTTCGGCGGGGTGACGTTCTTCTCCGGCGACCATCTGTATGCCGATAACACCGGTATTATCCTGTCTGAAGATCCGCTGGATATTGAGTAACAAAAAGCCGGGTGGCGGCTTCGCCTTACCCGGCCTACAAATTCTACTCTGCCTTTTGCAGAAACAAAAAAAGCATCCTCAGGATGCTTTTTTATGTCGAAAGAAAATCACACTTCTTCCATACGTCCCAGCAGGGCGTGCAGACGATCCTGCCAGCCGGTCTGCTGTTCGCGCAGATGGTGGTTTTCACGCTCCAGCTCTTCACGACCTTGCTGAGCAGTCTGAATTTCCTGCGACAGCGCGTTGTTTTTTTCTTTCAGCTCTTCGATTTCCATCTGCAGCAGGGTGATGGTATCAATCGCCTGCTGTACTTTGGATTCCAGTTTCTCAAACACTTCTAAAGACATAATCCTACCTCTCCTGAATTTGCAAGGCGACGCTTTGACGTAAACGCGCACAACACCTGGTGTCGATTGTATGGAGCCCCGCCCTCCCTGTCCAGCGGCAGACCGCGCAGATTGCGGTTTGCAACACTTTTCAGCCTCCTCCTGGTGCGTTCGCATCATATACCCCTAAATTGTTAACACTTTAGTTAATGGAATGCTTCAGCCCGCCTCCGCGTATAAACGCTAACGCACACTTAATGGCGCGTTATCGCTCATTTTGTTGACGCGGCACACACATTTTAATTTCGATATTTCTCGTTTTTGCTCGTTAACGATAAATTAACACTGTGTCTACAGGACATCGTGGCAAGAGTGACGATCGCTGCGATGACAATAACCATTAATTTTCTGTCAGGATCCGATTATGAGTGAAACATCAACCTTGAAAGGCCAGTGCATCGCAGAGTTCCTGGGTACTGGGTTGTTGATTTTCTTTGGCGTAGGATGCGTGGCGGCGCTGAAAGTAGCGGGCGCCAGCTTTGGGCAGTGGGAAATCAGCGTCATCTGGGGTCTGGGCGTGGCGATGGCCATCTACCTGACGGCGGGTGTTTCAGGTGCCCATCTTAACCCTGCGGTTACCATCGCGCTGTGGCTGTTTGCCTGCTTCGATAAACGCAAGGTTGTGCCCTTTATTGTGGCGCAGTTTGCCGGTGCCTTTTGTGCAGCGGCGTTAGTTTACGGGCTCTATTACAATCTGTTTATCGACTTCGAACAGACGCACCAGATGGTGCGTGGCAGTACCGAGAGCCTCGAGCTGGCCGGCATCTTCTCAACCTATCCGAACCCGCATATTAACTTTGTGCAGGCCTTCGCGGTGGAGATGGTGATCACCGCTATCTTGATGGGCGTCATCATGGCGCTGGGTGATGACGGCAACGGCATTCCACGCGGCCCGCTGGCACCGCTGCTGATTGGTTTACTGATTGCGGTCATCGGCGCATCGATGGGACCACTGACCGGCTTCGCCATGAACCCGGCACGTGACCTGGGGCCGAAGACCTTTGCCTTCTTCGCGGGCTGGGGCAACGTGGCCTTTACCGGTGCGAAAGATATTCCCTACTTCCTGGTGCCCCTGTTCGGCCCGATCGTTGGGGCATCGCTGGGCGCATTCGGCTATCGTAAGCTGATTGGACGCCATCTGCCGTGCGACACCTGTGTGGTTGAGGAGAAAAAAAGCCTCTCCCCGACTGAATCAAAAGCTTCGCTGTAATCTGACTACGGGACTCATAAAATGACCGACAAAAAATATATCGTTGCGCTCGACCAGGGCACGACCAGCTCCCGCGCTGTCGTTATGGATCATGACGCGAACATTGTCAGCGTGTCACAGCGCGAATTCGAGCAAATCTATCCTAAGCCAGGCTGGGTTGAACACGACCCGATGGAAATCTGGGCCTCGCAAAGCTCGACGCTGGTTGAAGTGCTGGCGAAAGCCGATATCAGTTCCGACGAGATTGCTGCCATTGGCATCACCAACCAGCGTGAAACGGCCATCGTCTGGGAACGCGAAACCGGTAAACCGATTTATAACGCCATCGTCTGGCAGTGCCGCCGTACCGCGGATATCTGCGAGAAGCTCAAGCGTGACGGCATGGAAGAGTACGTGCGCAGCGCCACCGGCTTGGTTGTGGACCCGTATTTCTCCGGCACCAAGGTGAAGTGGATCCTCGACCATGTGGAAGGCTCTCGCGAGCGTGCCAAACGTGGTGAACTGCTGTTCGGCACGGTGGATACCTGGCTTATCTGGAAGATGACTCAGGGACGCGTCCACGTTACCGACTACACCAACGCCTCGCGCACCATGCTGTTCAACATCCACGATCTGGACTGGGATGACAAAATGCTGGACGCGCTGGATATCCCGCGTGCCATGCTGCCGCAGGTGCGTAAGTCCTCTGAAGTGTACGGCCAGACCAACATCGGCGGTAAAGGCGGCACCCGTATTCCGATTGCCGGGATCGCCGGGGACCAGCAGGCGGCGCTGTTTGGCCAGCTGTGCGTGAAAGAAGGGATGGCGAAAAACACCTACGGCACCGGCTGCTTCATGCTGATGAATACCGGCGAGAAGGCGGTGAAATCAGAGCATGGCCTGCTGACCACTATCGCCTGCGGCCCTCGCGGAGAGGTGAACTACGCCCTCGAAGGCGCGGTGTTTATGGCCGGAGCCTCTATCCAGTGGCTGCGCGATGAGATGAAGCTTATCAGCGACGCTTTCGACTCGGAGTATTTCGCTACTAAAGTGAAAGACACCAACGGGGTGTACGTCGTACCGGCCTTTACCGGGCTGGGCGCGCCGTACTGGGATCCCTATGCTCGCGGGGCGATTTTCGGCCTGACGCGTGGGGTGAACTCGAACCACATCATTCGCGCCACGCTGGAGTCAATTGCCTATCAGACCCGCGACGTACTGGAAGCGATGCAGGCCGACTCCGGCATTCGTCTCCACGCCCTGCGCGTGGACGGCGGCGCGGTGGCTAACAATTTCCTGATGCAGTTCCAGTCCGACATTCTGGGCACCCGCGTGGAGCGTCCTGAAGTGCGTGAAGTGACGGCGCTGGGGGCGGCTTACCTTGCCGGTCTGGCGGTCGGCTTCTGGCAGAACCTGGACGAGCTGCAGGAGAAAGCGGTTATCGAACGCGAATTCCGCCCGGGCATCGAAACCACCGAGCGTAACTTCCGCTACAGCGGCTGGAAGAAAGCCGTGAAACGCGCGCTGGCGTGGGAAGATCACGACGAGTCGTAATCCACTTCACATTCCCTCTCCCTTTGGGGAGAGGGGTCCTCAGCCCGCACCCCGCCCCACTCTGTGATAAACTTCGTGCAATTCCTTTTGACCGCACGAGTACCCAATGAAACGTGAACTTGCTATCGAATTTTCCCGCGTGACCGAAGCCGCCGCTCTGGCGGGCTACAAGTGGCTTGGCCGTGGCGACAAAAATATCGCCGACGGTGCAGCCGTCCATGCCATGCGCATTATGCTTAACCAGGTCAATATTGACGGCACCATCGTGATTGGTGAAGGCGAAATCGACGAAGCGCCAATGCTGTTTATCGGTGAAAAAGTCGGGACCGGCAAGGGAGACGCGGTGGATATCGCCGTCGACCCGATTGAAGGCACCCGCATGACCGCCATGGGTCAGGCTAACGCCCTGGCCGTACTGGCCGTGGGCGACAAAGGCACCTTCCTCAACGCGCCTGATATGTATATGGAGAAGCTGATTGTCGGGCCGGGCGCCAAAGGGGTTATCGACCTCAACCTGCCGCTGGCGGACAACCTGCGTAACATCGCCGCCGCGCTCAATAAACCGCTGAGCGAACTGACGGTCACCATCCTGGCCAAACCGCGTCATGATGTCACCATCGCCCATATGCAGCAGCTGGGCGTGCGCGTCTTTGCTATTCCCGATGGCGACGTGGCAGCCTCCATCCTTACCTGCATGCCGGACAGCGAAGTGGACGTGCTGTACGGCATCGGCGGCGCGCCGGAAGGGGTGGTTTCTGCCGCAGTGATCCGCGCCCTCGACGGTGACATGCAGGGTCGTCTGCTGGCCCGCCATGAAGTGAAAGGCGACAGCGAAGAGAACCGCCGTATCGGTGAACAGGAGCTGGCCCGCTGCGCCGCGATGGGCATCGAGGCCAATACCGTGCTGCGTCTGGATGATATGGCGCGCAACGATAACGTCGTCTTCTCGGCCACCGGTATCACCAAAGGCGATCTGCTGGACGGCATCACCCGCAAAGGCAATATGGCGACCACCGAAACGCTGCTGATCCGCGGTAAATCACGCACCATTCGCCGCATCCAGTCGATTCACTATCTCGACCGCAAAGATCCCGACGTGCAGACTCACATTCTGTAAAACCGTTTGATCAATTGAGCTTTCCGGCCCGCACGGGCTGGAAATCTCTCTCTCAGGTAAGGAAGATAGAACCCGAGATCAGTACAGGAGAACATCATGGCAGACTGGGTAACAGGTAAAGTCAAAAAGGTAGAGTTCTGGACCGATGCGCTATTTAGTCTTACCGTCAATGCGCCCATCCATCCCTTCACGGCCGGACAATTCGCCAAGCTAGGGCTGGAAATCGACGGTGAACGCGTGCAGCGCGCCTACTCCTATGTCAACCCGCCGGATAACCCGGATCTCGAGTTCTATCTTGTCACCGTTCCCGATGGCAAACTCAGCCCGCGCCTGGCGGCCCTCAAACCCGGCGACGAGATCCAGATAGTCAGTGAAGCCGCAGGCTTCTTCGTGCTGGATGAAGTGCCGGACTGCGACACCCTGTGGATGCTGGCGACCGGTACCGCCATCGGCCCGTACCTTTCGATCCTGCAATACGGGAAAGACCTGGAGCGTTTTAAAAATATCGTGCTGGTGCATGCCGCACGCTATGCCGCGGACCTGAGCTACCTGCCGCAGATGCTGGAGTTGCAGCAACGCTATGAAGGGAAAGTGAAAATTCAGACGGTGGTGAGCCGTGAAACGGTGGCGGGCTCACTGACCGGCCGCGTGCCGGCCCTGATTGAAAGCGGTGAACTGGAAGCTGCGGTTGGCCTGCCGATGACGGCCGAGAGCAGCCATGTCATGCTGTGCGGCAACCCGCAGATGGTGCGCGACACTCAACAGCTGCTGAAAGAGACCCGGCAGATGACCAAACATTTACGCCGCCGTCCGGGCCATATGACTGCAGAACACTACTGGTAATTAGCGGTACTTTACGTCGATCGTATCTTTACCGTATTTATTCTCGCCCTGGGTGCCCACGAACGCGCCCAGGTCGACAATAATCATCACAAAAATAATGGTAGGGATCAGCCTGCCAACCGCCCACGGCAGCATGGAGGGCAGCATCGACCAGTTGCCCGCCAGCAGCATCCACGCCAGCACCACCAGCAGCGACCACAGCCCCGAGCGGCCACGATCGTGCAGACGTTTCACTAACACCGCCGCGGTCGGCCACAGCAGCGAAACCAGCGCGAATGCCGCCGTCTGGGTATTCAGCCACGCGTTATTCGCAAAAATAAACAGACCCAGCATGGCGACAATCCATACGCCAATCCAGATCCAGAAATCACGGCGTCCAATACGCCCTTTGAATGAAAACAACCACTGCTGTATGGTCATGTCAGGTTCCTTAAAATCATTGCGGAGCGTAGTTTACCCTGGAGTCGCATCCTTTTGACAAGCCAGCCAGATATCGTTTTAATCGTGACAGTAACATTCAGAGACTTTATTGATGAAGATGTGGTTTCACCTTATTTGGCTGGGTTTAACACTGTCGTGCGCGAGCGTTTCTCTGCGCGCTGCCGAGACCTCCGCACCTGCCACTGCCCCCTACGTGATGCCGGGCGCGCCGTCGTTTGATCAATCCATTAGCCTGTTCCGCGAGGCCTTCAACAGCGCTAACCCTGGCCTGTCGCTGAATGAGTTTCGCGCCATCGATGGTGCCCGCGATACCCCCAACCTGACCCGTGCCGCCAGCAAGATTAACGAGAATCTGTACGCCTCAACGGCGCTGGAGCGTGGAACGCTCAAAATTAAGAGTATGCAGATTACCTGGTTGCCGATTCAGGGGCCTGAGCAAAAGGCCGCCAAAGCCAAAGCGCTGGAGTATATGAGCGCCATTTTACGGGCGTTCACCCCGGCGTTAACCAAATCACAAAGCCAGCAAAAGCTGCAAAAGCTGCTGGCTGCCGGTAAAAACAAACGTTATTACGCCGAAACGGAAGGCGCGGTTCGCTATGTGGTGGCAGATAACGGCGAAAAGGGGCTGACCTTCGCTGTTGAACCGATTAAGCTGGCGTTATCTGAGACCCTCGGCGGGGCGAATTCATGACAAAAAGCAAAGCCTTTCGAGGGAAAATCTCTATACTGATTCACAGACCATGCTGCCCAGCCGGGTGGCCATATTCCTTAATTCGCTCTTGAGCGTGGAGAATTGAAATGCGACATCCTTTAGTGATGGGTAACTGGAAACTGAACGGCAGCCGCCACATGGTAAACGAGTTGGTAGCTAACCTGCGTAAAGAGCTGGCTGGCGTGACTGGCTGTGCTGTTGCGATCGCTCCGCCGGACATGTACCTGGATATGGCTAAACACGCCGCTGACGGCAGCCACATCGTTCTGGGTGCGCAGAACGTTGACGTTAACCTGTCTGGCGCGTTCACCGGTGAAACCTCCGCTGAAATGCTGAAAGATATCGGCGCAAAATACATCATCATCGGCCACTCTGAGCGTCGTACCTACCACAAAGAGTCCGACGAATTCATCGCTAAAAAATTCGCGGTACTGAAAGAGCAGGGTCTGATCCCGGTTCTGTGCATCGGTGAAACCGAAGCTGAAAACGAAGCGGGCAAAACTGAAGAAGTGTGCGCACGCCAGATCGACGCAGTGCTGACCACTCAGGGCGCGAGCGCGTTCGAAGGCGCGGTCATTGCTTACGAGCCAGTATGGGCGATCGGTACCGGCAAATCTGCAACCCCAGCTCAGGCTCAGGCGGTTCACAAATTCATCCGTGACCATATTGCTAAAGCAGACGCGAAAGTGGCTGAGCAAGTAATCATCCAGTACGGCGGTTCCGTAAACGCAGCGAACGCAGCAGAGCTGTTCACCCAGCCGGACATCGACGGCGCGCTGGTTGGCGGCGCATCCCTGAAAGCAGACGCTTTCGCGGTGATCGTTAAAGCAGCAGAAGCGGCTAAACAGGCGTAAAAAACCTTTGCGGCGGGTGGCGCTTCGCTAACCCGCCCTAGGGTTCTCCAGGCCCGGTAAGCGCAAGCGCCACCGGGCTTTTTTACAGCCGTCCCAGGATACTAAACCACAGATAATCCAGCGGCAGCAGCACCAGATAGGTTGCCACCGCTAGCGCCAGGCAGAGCAGCATCCCCGCCCGCGCAGGCACTCTTCCCAGCCCCATCGCCACCACTATCGGCGACGCCTGATACGGCAGCAGCGGCGTGGAGTATCCCAGCACCTGAATCATAATCACCGACAATAACGGGAAGCCGGTGGCGTCCGAGAAGCTTTGCGCCAGAGTGGTATACAGCGCCGGAACACCGTTGGCGGTCATGATAAAATTCAGCGCGGTAGTGATGCCGGTTAACGCCAGGAAACTGGTGAAGGGCGCGTCGGCATCCAGCGGCATCACCCGCATCAGCGCCTCGCCCACGGCACTGCCGATCCCGGTCTGCGTCACGGTGATCGCCAGCCCGAGAATGCCCGCCACGTAAATACAGGTGCGCATGTTCACCCCGGCCGAGAACTCCTCGCCGGTGATAAAACCAATTCGCGGCAGCATCACCACCAGCGATGCCGCAAGCCCGGTCCATGCCGGGCCGATACCGTGCCAGCTCTCCGTCACCCACATCACCAGTACTACCGCCAGCAGCCAGGCGAGGCGCTTTTCGTCACGGCCCATGGGCTCCGGCGGAGACAGATCTTTTGCCGGTTTGGGGGCGCCGGGAAACAGCCAGCAGATCAGGCCGATCAGAATCAGGCCCTTGAGAATGCCCAGCACCGGGGTGTGCAGCAGCAGGTACGGAACATAGTTGAGATGAATACCATACGACCCTTCCGCCGCCCCGCTCATTACCAGATTAGGTACGTTAGCCGGGAGGATAGTGGCCGACAGCTGGAAAGTGCCAAATCCCACCGCCAGCGCCAGACCAAACCACGCCCGGGAGCCATCGGCAATGCCCGCCCGCTTCGCCATCGCCGCCACAATCGGCATCAGCAGCGCGATGCGCCCCATGTTGGAGGGCATCACAAACGCCAGCGCATAGGTAAGCAGCACGACGCTGGCCACCATCAGCGGCCAGGAGTCGGTCAGCCTGGACGATAATGCCCGCGCGGCTCTGTCCGCCAGCCCGGTTTTACGGATCGCCACGCCCAGCACAAACCCGCTGAACACCAGCCAGAATGCCGACGAGGCAAACCCGCCGAATATCACCTCCGGCGGCGCAATTTTGGCGATCATCGCTGCGGTAAAGAACAGCAGCGCGGTGAGGAATTCCGGCAACAGCGAGGTCGCCCACAGGATGATGGTGACGACGATAATCAGCGAGGGCAGAAACAGCGGGTGAGTGATCCAGAGCGACATGCCTGTCTCCTGTAGAATTTTTCAGCAAGTCTACGGCGGCAGGCAGCGGGAGTAAACGCTATTTATGGTGGGGTCAATTCAGGATATGACATTGATGATCCTGCAATTCCTCAGCGGAGGCCAGGTTGAACGTCAGCAGATTGCGCTCGGTCGCCAGCAGGACAAAAGAGCCGTCCGCCTGCTGCGCCATCGCCAGCGCAAAGCGTCCCATATGGTCGCGCGCTTCCGGCAGCTCTTCTGCCAGCATCATAAATGGGCTGCGTTTCACCAGCTCCGCTTCCGTCACCCGACGCGCCAGATACTCGTGCCCTTTCAGCCCACCGGGAAACGGCAGCCATTGGGTGCTGATTTGCCCCTGATGAGTATTGAGCTTCTCGCGCACGTCCGGCCGCAGGCACGAGATATGGATATGAAAATGATTTTGCGTACGGCCCGTTGGGGAGTTAATGGTCAGGGAAATGGCGCTGTCAGGCACTTTGGCACCCCGCTTCATGCTCATAAAGTTGCGCGACTGCCACGCCAGCCAGAAGAAGTTCGGCGTATAGGCCTCAGTCAGAAGCGGGCTTTCGGTGCCGTTGATGCGGTACGTTGGCATCAGAAGATATTGCAGGGGGCCGTTGCGGTCTTTGAATACCACATATCCCGCATCCCTCTTCACCAGGACACAGGGCGCCGGGTTACGGTTTTGCATCTGATTGGGTACACACTGGTCGAGAACGATATGCCGTAATGCGTTTGGGTTACCCGACTTCATCCAGAACCAGCCCCCCGCGGCAAGCGCGATGAGGATCAGTGCCAGCACAATTATTTTTTTCACAACGCGTTCCCTGTATCCGGTTGAACCAAAAGAGTAACGCACTTTGATGACAAACAAAAAAGCCCGGCAGTATGATTCTGCCGGGCTTTTTAAACGCTATGGGTGATTAACGTTTGCTGATCTGATCGAAGGTGCCGCCATTCGAGAAGTGATCTTTCTGCGCTTTGGTCCAGC
Coding sequences within it:
- a CDS encoding DUF805 domain-containing protein codes for the protein MTIQQWLFSFKGRIGRRDFWIWIGVWIVAMLGLFIFANNAWLNTQTAAFALVSLLWPTAAVLVKRLHDRGRSGLWSLLVVLAWMLLAGNWSMLPSMLPWAVGRLIPTIIFVMIIVDLGAFVGTQGENKYGKDTIDVKYR
- a CDS encoding SLC13 family permease — protein: MSLWITHPLFLPSLIIVVTIILWATSLLPEFLTALLFFTAAMIAKIAPPEVIFGGFASSAFWLVFSGFVLGVAIRKTGLADRAARALSSRLTDSWPLMVASVVLLTYALAFVMPSNMGRIALLMPIVAAMAKRAGIADGSRAWFGLALAVGFGTFQLSATILPANVPNLVMSGAAEGSYGIHLNYVPYLLLHTPVLGILKGLILIGLICWLFPGAPKPAKDLSPPEPMGRDEKRLAWLLAVVLVMWVTESWHGIGPAWTGLAASLVVMLPRIGFITGEEFSAGVNMRTCIYVAGILGLAITVTQTGIGSAVGEALMRVMPLDADAPFTSFLALTGITTALNFIMTANGVPALYTTLAQSFSDATGFPLLSVIMIQVLGYSTPLLPYQASPIVVAMGLGRVPARAGMLLCLALAVATYLVLLPLDYLWFSILGRL
- a CDS encoding DUF1454 family protein; the encoded protein is MKMWFHLIWLGLTLSCASVSLRAAETSAPATAPYVMPGAPSFDQSISLFREAFNSANPGLSLNEFRAIDGARDTPNLTRAASKINENLYASTALERGTLKIKSMQITWLPIQGPEQKAAKAKALEYMSAILRAFTPALTKSQSQQKLQKLLAAGKNKRYYAETEGAVRYVVADNGEKGLTFAVEPIKLALSETLGGANS
- the tpiA gene encoding triose-phosphate isomerase; this encodes MRHPLVMGNWKLNGSRHMVNELVANLRKELAGVTGCAVAIAPPDMYLDMAKHAADGSHIVLGAQNVDVNLSGAFTGETSAEMLKDIGAKYIIIGHSERRTYHKESDEFIAKKFAVLKEQGLIPVLCIGETEAENEAGKTEEVCARQIDAVLTTQGASAFEGAVIAYEPVWAIGTGKSATPAQAQAVHKFIRDHIAKADAKVAEQVIIQYGGSVNAANAAELFTQPDIDGALVGGASLKADAFAVIVKAAEAAKQA
- a CDS encoding CDP-diacylglycerol diphosphatase, which gives rise to MKKIIVLALILIALAAGGWFWMKSGNPNALRHIVLDQCVPNQMQNRNPAPCVLVKRDAGYVVFKDRNGPLQYLLMPTYRINGTESPLLTEAYTPNFFWLAWQSRNFMSMKRGAKVPDSAISLTINSPTGRTQNHFHIHISCLRPDVREKLNTHQGQISTQWLPFPGGLKGHEYLARRVTEAELVKRSPFMMLAEELPEARDHMGRFALAMAQQADGSFVLLATERNLLTFNLASAEELQDHQCHILN
- the fpr gene encoding ferredoxin--NADP(+) reductase; its protein translation is MADWVTGKVKKVEFWTDALFSLTVNAPIHPFTAGQFAKLGLEIDGERVQRAYSYVNPPDNPDLEFYLVTVPDGKLSPRLAALKPGDEIQIVSEAAGFFVLDEVPDCDTLWMLATGTAIGPYLSILQYGKDLERFKNIVLVHAARYAADLSYLPQMLELQQRYEGKVKIQTVVSRETVAGSLTGRVPALIESGELEAAVGLPMTAESSHVMLCGNPQMVRDTQQLLKETRQMTKHLRRRPGHMTAEHYW